The following is a genomic window from Takifugu rubripes chromosome 13, fTakRub1.2, whole genome shotgun sequence.
ATTCAAAAAGAACGTATATTCACTTATTGCTAACTTTTTCTGACGATCTGCGTCCGGTTAGTCCTCCTACGGATAGACCAGTGCCAAGCTCTGCTCAAGTGACACCACTCACAGCGAGcgagcgcgcgcgtgtgtgcgtgcgtgcgtttaCGCGGAATTTTAAATTACAATCGGACAACAGCGGAACAGAAATTTGATCTTGTTTTCCTACGGAAAGTTTTTTGGGGTGCACCCACGATTCGGACGTGGGCGTGAGATGATACAGTTGTCTTGACTCACTCCGTCTACATATTGTTAAAATACCTTGTTTAAATGGCAGACTGAGTTTTTATGATGTCAAGGGATACGAATTCGACACCACCAGAAGTGGTTCTGGGTTTCCTGGAGGAGGCGAAGCACTGGCGACTCCTGCCTCCACAGTTTCCGAGTAAAGTCGGAGGAAGGCCTGCGTGGCTCAGCCAGAGAAACTTACCTTCACCACACGAGCTAGAGTGTGAGGTATGCCGCCTGCCAATGGCCTTTCTGCTGCAGGTAAGTGGCAACGAGATCATCCTAAATTATGGTTACCCCTTAACATACATGCTTAATATTTCATGGAGTCTGTGGTCGTCATTTAAACTTGTGAGCTTATTGATAGAGACTGGTGTGATaaacttttattattattcttaaaTGAGTAAATCCATAACTAAATTTCAAGATTGTTAACCGATGCTTCATCTTCATACCACGCTGAACGTGGTATTAAGCTGAGTTGTAACTAAACCTAAAACTTTGAGTTGTATTAACCCCTCTGTGTGGTTACTTAATCTCGTTCTATCCTGTTTTTAGGTGTATGCACCAATTTTTGGCCTGGAGAGAAGTTTCCATAGAACAGTTTTTGTGTTCTGCTGCAAAACAGACAAATGCTACACAtgtaacaacaacagctgtataAAAGGTAACAGTATTACTTCTGTTGCTACTTTATATTCACAGCAGAGCAGAATTGACACTTCAGCTCAAATCTGTTTAGTCTTTGCTCTTGTAAGTCATTTCCTAAACACGTCCTCTAGATCTGTGTTTGTCTCAGTTTTCAGAAGTCAGCTACCTAGGAGGAATGAGTTCTACCCCTTCAACCCTCCACCAGGTTTGTGCCAGAATGTTACCAAATCAGTGTACGCTCATTAGCCACATTATTAGTTCAATTGCTTGTTAACACAAGTAGCTACTCAGCTGATCACATGGCCACAACACACTTTATTAAAGCATGTAGACATGGCAAAGACTACTTCCTGATGCTTAAACTGAGCAACAGAATGGGGAAGAAATAGCATTTAAGGGAATTCGAGCATGGTATGTTTGTTGGTGCCTGATGGGTGGGTTCCAGGGTtccagaaactgctgatctgaATTTATGCACGCAGTCTTTTTCCAGAAGATGGtccaaaaaagtaaaaatggtgAGTGTCAGTCATGTGGCCATATTGATGTGTGTCAGAGGAaaatgggcagactggttcaaGATGATAGAAAGAGAAGTGTAACTCAAAAATCACTCGCTACAACCAAGGAATGAAGAATATCACAGCACTGCTTCTTTTctcagctaagaacaggaaagtgAGCCTACAATTCGCACAGGTTCaccaaaactggacaaatggaAGATCAAAAAAATGTTACCTTGATTTACAGCTGCAAGACACAGATGGTATAGTCAGAATTTGATGTAAACAAGGTGAaagcatggatccatcctgccaTCCTTGTATCAATTTCAGGCTGCTGTAGGTGGTGTAATGGTATGGGGGTTATTTTCTTGGAACACATTGGCCTCTTGGTAACAATTGAGCATCGCATGACATTTGTggaataaatgtgatttttaaaaaaaatcagattacGTTTAACTCAGGTTAGTAACTTGGGTAATCTGATTTTGGTACAGTTTATAGAATCAATCAAAGAACTTTGTCCCCCATGCACAGTTGTACAATAATAGCAGCTGCTGtgtaaatagaaaataaaatgtcataTGCAGAATATTTCCAGATAAATGAATACTGTTTTTGACcccatcagaggaggaaccCACCGATAACTCGGAAGCAGACCACAGTATGTTACTCTCCGGGTTGAAGCTTTGTTGGGTGTGTGGTTGCCTTGGAAACAAGGCCTGCTCTCGCTGCCACATGGTGACCTACTGTGGAAAACACCACCAGACTGTccactggaaacacacacacaagaaggaGTGTAGCAGCCCAGGTATGTGACAGGCATAGTTCTTACTAACACCAGTTAGTTTTCAATATTTACTTGTTAGAACTGCTCACATTCGATGCAGGCTGCAATTTTTTTGATGTTAATGTTAATAAATGAACGAGTCATCGAGATTAGAGtgctgttctcttttttttctgtagaAAATTAAATTCTGCTCCCACATATTTAGAACTTAGACCTCAAATGCTACAGGAGAGTTACAAAACAACCATTGTGCCcacacaataaataataataattaaaaaaaaaaacattaaggAGATGATGGTGATTCTGTAGATTTAGTCCAGCATTCTGTTGTGTTAATTCCTGGCTTAAAACTTcaatttgtgttttctgtctgtgtaGAAACAACCACT
Proteins encoded in this region:
- the pdcd2 gene encoding programmed cell death protein 2 isoform X2 codes for the protein MMSRDTNSTPPEVVLGFLEEAKHWRLLPPQFPSKVGGRPAWLSQRNLPSPHELECEVCRLPMAFLLQVYAPIFGLERSFHRTVFVFCCKTDKCYTCNNNSCIKVFRSQLPRRNEFYPFNPPPEEEPTDNSEADHSMLLSGLKLCWVCGCLGNKACSRCHMVTYCGKHHQTVHWKHTHKKECSSPETTTVKTSPFLFREYELVTEPEEEEVDEAEIDTTVVEEERSALHSSIVGSLTEADLEEVAMHETEDNKVFQQFKKKIASEPHQVMPQLLNSLSVDSMGMSIDWGTLAVYTCSVSCNQGDRYISEFIWKQDFISEHIHSENPHV
- the pdcd2 gene encoding programmed cell death protein 2 isoform X1, which codes for MMSRDTNSTPPEVVLGFLEEAKHWRLLPPQFPSKVGGRPAWLSQRNLPSPHELECEVCRLPMAFLLQVYAPIFGLERSFHRTVFVFCCKTDKCYTCNNNSCIKVFRSQLPRRNEFYPFNPPPEEEPTDNSEADHSMLLSGLKLCWVCGCLGNKACSRCHMVTYCGKHHQTVHWKHTHKKECSSPETTTVKTSPFLFREYELVTEPEEEEVDEAEIDTTVVEEERSALHSSIVGSLTEADLEEVAMHETEDNKVFQQFKKKIASEPHQVLRYSRGGSPLWVSSQHIPSDNDIPLCTCGAPRCFEFQVMPQLLNSLSVDSMGMSIDWGTLAVYTCSVSCNQGDRYISEFIWKQDFISEHIHSENPHV